Proteins encoded by one window of Candidatus Neomarinimicrobiota bacterium:
- the wecB gene encoding UDP-N-acetylglucosamine 2-epimerase (non-hydrolyzing), which produces MNRNVMVCFGTRPEVIKVASFIEELSKGDFPFKTVFAGQHDELFADVKQLIPPPDFRLDIMEPGQSPSDILERVTSKFVPVLRRERPDLVVVQGDTSTALAIALVSFYEKVMVGHIEAGLRTWNLDSPFPEELNRQVISRVASVHWAPTKKAVQNLEAEGVENIVLTGNTVIDVCRKFKYPIHYGSKILVTLHRRENHGEKMASMFAQIERLAERHNDLVFLFPMHPNPKVQEHRSVLKKVEVIHPLKYDDLLKLLSEVRFVITDSGGLQEECAVFKKKVLVCRDVSERPEGVEVGLSKVVGTSIEENFEWANSNPVWNGRNPYGDGRAAERIVSSIESGWTESRDSSRTFAGNVP; this is translated from the coding sequence GTGAACCGGAATGTCATGGTTTGCTTCGGGACCCGTCCCGAAGTGATCAAGGTAGCTTCGTTCATCGAAGAACTTTCCAAGGGAGATTTTCCTTTCAAGACTGTTTTTGCGGGACAACACGACGAACTGTTTGCCGATGTAAAACAGTTGATCCCTCCTCCTGACTTCAGGCTCGACATCATGGAACCGGGGCAGTCTCCCTCCGACATTCTGGAGCGTGTGACCAGCAAGTTCGTCCCGGTTCTCAGACGGGAACGCCCGGACCTCGTCGTGGTTCAAGGCGATACGTCCACCGCCCTGGCGATTGCATTGGTTTCATTCTATGAAAAGGTGATGGTGGGACATATAGAAGCGGGACTTCGAACATGGAACCTTGATTCCCCGTTTCCTGAGGAACTCAACCGCCAGGTGATTTCACGGGTCGCATCCGTACACTGGGCCCCAACGAAGAAGGCGGTGCAAAATCTGGAAGCCGAAGGAGTAGAGAATATCGTTCTCACCGGGAACACGGTGATAGATGTCTGCCGGAAGTTCAAATACCCCATTCATTACGGATCGAAGATTCTGGTTACGCTCCACCGGCGGGAGAATCACGGGGAGAAAATGGCATCTATGTTTGCTCAAATTGAGCGTCTTGCTGAAAGACATAACGATCTGGTATTCCTATTCCCCATGCATCCCAATCCAAAGGTTCAGGAACATCGATCCGTGTTGAAGAAAGTTGAGGTGATACATCCTCTGAAATACGATGATCTGTTGAAACTCCTGAGTGAAGTCAGGTTTGTCATCACTGACTCTGGTGGATTACAGGAAGAATGTGCCGTGTTTAAGAAGAAGGTTTTGGTTTGCCGGGATGTTAGCGAAAGACCCGAAGGTGTGGAGGTGGGACTCTCAAAGGTCGTAGGGACTTCAATCGAGGAGAATTTTGAGTGGGCAAATTCAAATCCCGTTTGGAACGGTAGGAATCCCTATGGCGACGGAAGGGCGGCGGAACGAATTGTCAGCTCTATCGAATCTGGTTGGACAGAATCCCGAGATTCCAGTCGGACATTCGCTGGAAATGTGCCGTGA